A DNA window from Paralichthys olivaceus isolate ysfri-2021 chromosome 3, ASM2471397v2, whole genome shotgun sequence contains the following coding sequences:
- the ttc22 gene encoding tetratricopeptide repeat protein 22 yields the protein MEANNTDDIESLMEDMDYIPGHFHLKLSLNYDPVGPVRLRHRDTYLRQESLRGELEAEVGHLQYAVRNLLGLLAFHLEQLDTAEGTFRSICKEDPGNLNAWANLGYVYDKLGRELDAGECVEKVSHLMGLDAGETCQEETRVLAARCLAEQAYVYPYDVELDSEDDLRERLTAALRLYNKALDYGGQLIPMEEKRSWYFKMATIYIRLDDIVKTTEDSEYSRLSHYNKGLKLLKETLESEKKQHQALAWCYIGILLERKDDFTTVPMSIHDCGYSASDPLSCYGTAINMASDDAFILNLLAKVFFLLGKHEMATGISNMALNVLPDPELNWQAYCTRAKINMMFYIRDLEKAKSGQGGIPDRQLLIEARKDLDKVLSVRPCLRTHLEIAQVYYYMGVDALQESLLVDEAAVNCALVSLSHALQFQLGDSLPDLHVLRGRCLHLKGEDQNAADCFKQAVDLERPGSTDTTALRCLLQALLSVFMQGGPDPSPAISQLEMWVQKAEERYPKDIVKAELRCLYRTQTAEVTELSRALIRAGRLDLVKRLLETVVPKQLAKKKTISKSFSLT from the exons ATGGAGGCCAACAACACAGACGACATAGAGTCTCTCATGGAGGACATGGACTATATCCCTGGACACTTCCACCTGAAGCTAAGTCTCAACTATGATCCTGTTGGGCCTGTGAGGTTGCGACACAGGGACACTTATCTGAGACAGGAGAGCCTGCGTGGAGAGTTGGAGGCTGAAGTTGGACATCTACAGTACGCGGTCAGAAATCTCCTGGGTCTGCTGGCGTTTCACCTGGAGCAGCTGGACACGGCTGAGGGAACATTTAG AAGTATTTGTAAAGAAGACCCTGGGAACCTGAACGCCTGGGCCAACCTGGGCTACGTGTACGATAAGCTGGGCAGAGAGCTGGACGCAGGGGAGTGTGTGGAGAAAGTGTCCCACCTCATGGGGTTGGATGCTGGAGAGACCTGTCAGGAAGAGACCAGGGTGCTGGCGGCCCGCTGCCTGGCTGAACAGGCTTACGTTTATCCATACGATGTGGAGCTGGACAGCGAGGACGACCTGAGAGAGAGGCTGACTGCCGCACTGAGGTTGTACAACAAAGCCCTGGACTATGGAGGACAACTG ATACCAATGGAAGAAAAACGAAGCTGGTATTTTAAAATGGCAACCATCTATATAAG ACTGGACGATATAGTAAAGACCACAGAGGACTCTGAATACTCCAGACTCTCTCATTACAATAAGGGACTGAAGCTCCTCAAAGAAACACTGGAATCGGAGAAAAAGCAACATCAAG CTCTGGCCTGGTGTTACATCGGCATCCTGCTGGAGAGGAAGGACGACTTCACCACCGTGCCCATGTCCATACACGACTGTGGATATTCTGCCTCTGATCCTCTGTCCTGCTATGGAACC GCCATAAACATGGCCAGTGATGATGCATTCATCCTGAACCTTCTGGCCAAGGTGTTTTTTCTGCTGGGCAAACACGAGATGGCCACAGGGATCAGCAACATGGCCTTAAATGTGCTGCCAGATCCAGAGCTCAACTGGCAGGCTTACTGCACCCGCGCCAAG atcaATATGATGTTCTACATCAGGGACCTAGAGAAGGCAAAGAGTGGTCAAGGTGGAATCCCGGACCGGCAGCTGCTAATTGAGGCCAGAAAAGACTTGGACAAGGTCCTGAGTGTACGTCCATGTCTCCGAACTCACCTCGAGATTGCACAG GTATACTACTACATGGGTGTAGATGCCCTCCAGGAGAGCCTTTTGGTGGACGAGGCAGCGGTGAATTGTGCGTTGGTGAGTTTGTCGCACGCCCTACAGTTTCAGCTGGGTGACAGCTTGCCAGACCTGCATGTGCTCAGAGGACGCTGCCTCCATCTGAAGGGCGAGGATCAGAACGCTGCAGACTGCTTCAAACAGGCCGTGGATTTAGAGAGGCCAGGAAGCACCGACACCACAGCCCTGCGCTGCCTCCTACAGGCCCTCCTGTCCGTGTTCATGCAGGGAGGACCTGATCCAAGCCCTGCCATCAGCCAGCTGGAGATGTGGGTGCAAAAGGCAGAGGAAAGGTACCCTAAGGACATTGTGAAGGCCGAGCTGAGGTGCCTTTACAGGACTCAGACGGCAGAGGTCACAGAATTGTCCAGGGCCCTGATCAGAGCAGGACGACTGGATCTAGTGAAGAGGCTCCTGGAGACAGTAGTTCCTAAACAACTGGCcaagaagaaaacaatttcaaaatCTTTCTCCTTGACATGA
- the LOC109636539 gene encoding cornifelin homolog B-like has protein sequence MTGTPLLRQDLFPQSFPQWQQDSSLHQVQIQQPMAYPKARWNIDLCYCCEDSKFCCFGFWCCCCNACTLSEEFGQHRCLPMCDICTPACTACCGLPCCIPPAGLALRVAIRHKYGIEGTLINDILISSFCMWCSWCQMRRELKYRKENPPVINMQPQPEMMAPAVQPTAPVMRATGFVVASY, from the exons ATGACTGGTACGCCACTCCTTAGACAAGACTTATTTCCTCAGAGCTTCCCTCAGTGGCAACAAGACTCTTCGCTTCATCAG GTTCAGATTCAGCAGCCAATGGCATATCCCAAGGCCCGGTGGAACATTGACCTCTGCTACTGCTGTGAAGACTCAAAGTTTT GCTGCTTTGGTTTCTGGTGCTGCTGTTGCAATGCCTGCACACTTTCAGAAGAATTTGGTCAGCACCGTTGTCTCCCAATGTGCGACATATGCACCCCCGCCTGCACAGCATGCTGTGGATTACCATGCTGCATCCCTCCTGCTGGCTTGGCTCTGAGGGTTGCTATACGACACAAGTACGGCATTGAG ggaACTCTCATAAACGACATCTTGATTTCTAGTTTCTGTATGTGGTGCTCCTGGTGTCAGATGAGAAGAGAGTTAAAATATCGCAAGGAAAACCCCCCTGTCATCAACATGCAGCCTCAGCCAGAGATGATGGCTCCTGCGGTCCAACCTACTGCCCCTGTAATGCGTGCTACAGGGTTTGTAGTGGCTTCATACTAA
- the ttc4 gene encoding tetratricopeptide repeat protein 4, with translation MASSAQQHESDDDMDEFMDKFKTLEYKNAFSKDNWEEEFDKVPMFMKSLPDEIDPNKYPELACIQSIIHSEDRSPEEQVKCLKNEGNDFFKEKNYQKSILCYTAGLQKKCGDQELCTVLFTNRAAAHFYLGNMRSALNDAAAAKKITPGHLKALIRGAQCCIELRNFSEALQWCDEGLKVHPTDKKLQELRAAADKHRRAAERDARKAKVKAKKLHGEKEALLAAIKDRGIKFLQSAKRCGSDDEDEDEGSPAVMSQLSLDGISSQEATGAQVFQDEQGSLHWPVLFLYPEHQQSDFISAFCESSCFVDHLIVMFGEELPPWDVDRKYLIQNLQLYFEDEEKETLYQVNPETPLLEVLQHKRFFVKAGSPSFIVLVTGSSFWKQFISGKKIRGL, from the exons ATGGCGTCTTCAGCGCAACAACACGAGAGCGACGACGACATGGACGAGTTTATGGACAAATTCAAGACCCTCGAATATAAAAACGCCTTCAGCAAAGACAACTGGGAAGAG gaGTTTGATAAAGTTCCCATGTTCATGAAATCACTCCCCGATGAGATCGACCCAAACAAGTACCCGGAACTGGCCTGTATCCAGTCCATCATCCACAGTGAGGACAGGTCTCCAGAGG AACAAGTGAAATGCCTGAAAAACGAGGGAAACGACTTCTTCAAGGAGAAGAACTATCAGAAGTCCATACTGTGCTACACAGCAGGTCTGCAGAAGAAGTGTGGGGACCAGGAACTCTGCACGGTTCTTTTCACCAACCGTGCTGCAGCACACTTTTATCTGG GCAACATGCGCTCTGCACTGAACGATGCGGCAGCTGCAAAGAAGATCACACCAGGTCATCTCAAAGCCTTGATCAGAG GTGCTCAGTGTTGCATAGAGCTGCGCAACTTTTCAGAGGCCCTCCAGTGGTGTGACGAGGGACTGAAAGTTCATCCCACCGACAAGAAACTTCAGGAGCTGAGAGCTGCCGCAGATAAACACAGG agagcagcagagagagacgcCAGGAAGGCCAAGGTGAAAGCGAAGAAGTTGCATGGTGAGAAAGAAGCTCTTCTGGCAGCTATAAAG GATCGAGGCATCAAGTTTCTTCAGTCTGCAAAGAGGTGCGGTTCAgacgatgaagatgaggatgaaggcTCCcctgcagtgatgtcacagctgaGTCTTGACGGCATCAGCTCGCAGGAGGCCACAGGTGCTCAGGTCTTCCAGGACGAGCAGGGCTCCCTGCACTGGCCTGTCCTCTTCCTCTATCCTGAACACCAGCAGAGCGACTTCATCTCAGCTTTCTGTGAGAGCAGCTG TTTCGTTGATCACTTGATCGTCATGTTTGGAGAAGAACTCCCACCCTGGGATGTGGACAGAAAATACCTCATACAAAATCTGCAG TTGTACTTtgaagatgaagagaaggagacacTTTACCAAGTAAACCCAGAGACGCCACTGTTAGAAGTGTTGCAGCATAAAAG GTTTTTTGTGAAAGCAGGAAGTCCCAGCTTCATCGTTTTGGTAACGGGATCATCGTTCTGGAAGCAGTTTATATCAGGAAAGAAAATACGAGGATTGTAA